Sequence from the Cellulomonas fimi ATCC 484 genome:
GGTCCAGGAGGCCTGATGAGCGACCTGCCCCCCGTCACCGACGACACGTTCCAGGCCGAGGTCCTCGACGCGGAGCTGCCCGTCGTCCTCTACTTCTGGGCCCAGTGGTGCGGCCCGTGCCGCATGGTCGGGCCGGTCCTCGAGGAGCTCGCCGCGCAGTACGAGGGCCGCGTGAAGATCGTCAAGATCAACGCCGACGAGAACCCCGGCGTGACCGGTGACTACGGCGTCGTGTCGCTGCCGACGCTCAACGTGTACGTGGGCGGGGAGCTCGTGCGGTCCGTCAGCGGGGCGCGGCCCAAGGCCCTGTACGCGCAGGAGATCGAGAGCGTCGTCGGAGTCGAGGCCTGAGTCGCGTCGCCGGCGCGGACGTGACCCGTGCGACACTGCCGGGATGACCTCGCAGCCTGTGCCCCCGCGTGAGACGTCGGGCGGCCACCCCACGTCCTCCGCCGCGGCGGCCGGCACGCGCCTCGACCCGTGGCTGTCGTCGTACGCCGACCGCACCCACGGCATGCGCTCCTCCGAGATCCGGGCGCTGTTCGCCGTCGCGAACCGCCCCGAGGTCGTCTCCCTCGCAGGCGGCATGCCGTTCCTCGACGGGCTGCCGATGGACGTCATCGGCGACCTCGCGCAGCGCGTCGTCGCCACGCGCGGGCTGCAGGCGCTGCAGTACGGCTCCGGCCAGGGCGACGAGACGCTCCGCGAGCAGATCCTCGACGTGATGCGGCTCGAGGGCATCGACGCCCACCCCGACGACGTCGTCGTCACCACCGGGTCGCAGCAGGCGCTCGACCTCGTGACCAGGATCTTCGTCGACCCCGGCGACGTCGTCGTCGCCGAGGCCCCGTCCTACGTCGGCGCGCTCGGCGTCTTCCGCGCCTACCAGGCCGACGTGGTGCACACGCCCATCGACGCCGACGGCCTCGTCCCCGAGGCGCTCGAGGCGACCCTCACGGAGCTCGCCGCAGCCGGCCGGCGCGTCAAGCTGCTGTACACCGTGCCCAACTTCCACAACCCCGCCGGGGTGTCCCTCGCGGTCGCGCGGCGGTCGCAGGTGCTCGAGATCGCGCAGCGCCACGGCGTCCTCGTCGTCGAGGACAACCCGTACGGCCTGCTCGGTTTCGACGTCGAGCCGCGTCCCGCGATTCGTTCGCTCGACGACGCCGGGGTGATCTACCTCGGGTCGTTCTCGAAGACCATCGCCCCCGGGTACCGCGTCGGGTGGGTCGTCGCGCCGCACGCCGTCCGCGAGAAGCTCGTCCTCGCCTCCGAGTCCGCGATCCTCTGCCCGTCGAACGCCTCGCAGCTCGCGATCTCCACCTATCTCTCGACGTGCGACTGGCGCGGCCAGATCAAGGCGTACCGCGAGCAGTACCGCGAGCGGCGCGACGCGATGGTCGCGGCGCTGGCGGAGCACCTGCCCGAGGCGTCGTGGAACGTGCCCGACGGCGGCTTCTACACCTGGGTGCGGCTGCCCGAGGGCCTCGACGCGAAGGACATGCTGCCCCGAGCCGTGACCGCGCGCGTCGCCTACGTGCCCGGGACCGCGTTCTACTTCGACGGGTCCGGCGCCGACCACATGCGGCTCTCGTTCTGCTACCCGACGCCCGAGCGGATCCGCGAGGGTGTGCGTCGGCTCGCGGGCGTGGTCGCCGGCGAGCGGGAGCTCGTGGAGCTGTTCGGCACCGGGGCCGGCTCACGGCCGTCGACCGTGCAGGCGCCCGGCCCTGACCTGGCCTGACGACGCCCGGTGCGGCTGCTGCGACGAGGGACGTCCCGTCGAGGGCGGCCGCACGCCACGCCCGCGCACGGGCCGGCCGCTTCTTCCCTCCCGCTGGCGGGCTACCGCCCCCGCGGGCACTGCCGCCGGGCGGGCAGCACCCGCGTCGGCTCCCGTCCGCACGACCCCCATCACCGAGCACTGCCCGAGGAGTGACCCCCTGTGACCATCCCGCCCTCCCCCCGCGTCGCCGTGCTCGCCGGCGGGCTGTCGCACGAGCGGGACGTGTCGCTGCGGTCGGGACGTCGCGTCGCGGAGGCGCTGCGGTCCGTGGGCGTCGAGGTCTCGGTGCACGACGTCGACGCGGACCTCGTCCCCGCCCTGACCGACCTGCGCCCCGACCTGGTGTGGCCACTGCTGCACGGCGCCACCGGTGAGGACGGGTCGGTCCGCGACGTCGTCCAGCTCCTCGGGCTCCGGCTGCTCGGCACCGGCCCGCGCGCGAGCCGCGTCGCGTGGAGCAAGCCGATCGCCAAGACGGTCGTGGCCCGCGCCGGACTCGCCACGCCCGAGTTCGTCACGCTGCCGCAGTCGCTGTTCCGCGAGCTCGGCGCCGGGCGGGTGCTCGACGCCGTCGTCGCACGGCTCGGCCTGCCGCTCGTCGTCAAGCCGTCCCGGGGCGGATCCGCTC
This genomic interval carries:
- a CDS encoding PLP-dependent aminotransferase family protein, with the translated sequence MTSQPVPPRETSGGHPTSSAAAAGTRLDPWLSSYADRTHGMRSSEIRALFAVANRPEVVSLAGGMPFLDGLPMDVIGDLAQRVVATRGLQALQYGSGQGDETLREQILDVMRLEGIDAHPDDVVVTTGSQQALDLVTRIFVDPGDVVVAEAPSYVGALGVFRAYQADVVHTPIDADGLVPEALEATLTELAAAGRRVKLLYTVPNFHNPAGVSLAVARRSQVLEIAQRHGVLVVEDNPYGLLGFDVEPRPAIRSLDDAGVIYLGSFSKTIAPGYRVGWVVAPHAVREKLVLASESAILCPSNASQLAISTYLSTCDWRGQIKAYREQYRERRDAMVAALAEHLPEASWNVPDGGFYTWVRLPEGLDAKDMLPRAVTARVAYVPGTAFYFDGSGADHMRLSFCYPTPERIREGVRRLAGVVAGERELVELFGTGAGSRPSTVQAPGPDLA
- the trxA gene encoding thioredoxin; protein product: MSDLPPVTDDTFQAEVLDAELPVVLYFWAQWCGPCRMVGPVLEELAAQYEGRVKIVKINADENPGVTGDYGVVSLPTLNVYVGGELVRSVSGARPKALYAQEIESVVGVEA